A genomic segment from Tuwongella immobilis encodes:
- the rplV gene encoding 50S ribosomal protein L22 has protein sequence MEFTAKHRFADMSARKIRPFATLIRGKNAAEALELLSFYHNKGARLLKKVLESAIGNANQQDQDVDLLVVTESRVDGAPMLKRIMPRARGTAYVIRRRMSHIIVSVGTGDAE, from the coding sequence ATGGAATTTACCGCCAAACATCGTTTTGCCGATATGTCGGCCCGTAAAATCCGTCCATTTGCGACGTTGATTCGCGGCAAGAATGCAGCTGAAGCCCTGGAATTGTTGTCGTTCTACCACAACAAGGGTGCTCGGCTTCTGAAGAAGGTTCTCGAAAGTGCAATCGGCAACGCGAACCAACAAGATCAAGATGTTGATCTGCTCGTGGTGACCGAATCCCGAGTGGATGGTGCACCAATGCTGAAGCGGATTATGCCTCGCGCTCGCGGGACGGCATATGTGATCCGCCGCCGAATGTCACACATTATTGTCTCGGTCGGAACGGGCGACGCAGAATAA
- the rpsK gene encoding 30S ribosomal protein S11, whose product MAKSKKRKQRRNVSRGIVHIQATFNNTIVTISDAAGDTLCFASAGSVGFKGSRKSTPFAAQRAAEDAASKASKFGLKEVEVRVKGPGAGRESAITALQAAGLSIKAIEDVTPLPHNGCRPPKKRRV is encoded by the coding sequence GTGGCGAAGAGCAAGAAACGCAAACAGCGACGCAACGTCAGCCGTGGGATTGTTCATATCCAGGCGACGTTCAACAACACGATTGTGACGATTTCCGATGCCGCCGGCGACACGCTTTGCTTCGCCTCGGCTGGTTCGGTTGGGTTCAAGGGAAGCCGAAAGAGCACTCCGTTCGCCGCTCAGCGAGCTGCGGAAGATGCCGCTTCGAAAGCTTCCAAGTTTGGTTTGAAGGAAGTCGAAGTTCGCGTCAAAGGCCCTGGTGCCGGACGTGAATCGGCGATTACCGCGCTTCAAGCTGCTGGATTGTCCATCAAGGCGATCGAAGATGTGACTCCGTTGCCGCATA
- a CDS encoding adenylate kinase, with translation MRLVLIGPPGSGKGTQAKLLVERQSLKYIGTGVILREAMSRNTETGRLAEPFLKKGHLVPDDLVNELVSDLFTQPNRPDCFVLDGYPRTLAQAVWFDQLLPKLDFNLDAVVQFVVDDEEVVSRLCGRMSCSNPQCGAPYHLRSRPPKQPGICDLCGSPLTQRPDDREETIRARLAVFHQTTDALVEHYRKLGLLREISAYDPVETIYANVIRAIQGT, from the coding sequence ATGCGATTGGTGCTGATTGGTCCTCCGGGCAGCGGTAAAGGGACGCAGGCCAAGCTACTGGTCGAGCGTCAATCGCTGAAGTATATTGGGACCGGTGTGATTCTCCGGGAGGCCATGTCTCGCAATACCGAGACTGGGCGTTTGGCTGAGCCGTTCCTGAAGAAAGGGCATCTGGTTCCGGACGATCTGGTGAATGAGCTGGTTTCTGACTTGTTCACGCAACCCAATCGCCCAGACTGTTTTGTTTTGGACGGGTATCCCCGGACACTCGCCCAAGCGGTTTGGTTTGATCAATTGCTTCCGAAGCTAGACTTCAATTTGGATGCGGTTGTTCAGTTTGTTGTGGATGATGAGGAAGTGGTCAGTCGCCTTTGCGGTCGGATGTCGTGTTCCAATCCGCAATGTGGAGCCCCATACCACCTTCGCTCGCGTCCCCCCAAGCAACCGGGGATTTGTGATCTCTGTGGAAGCCCGCTCACGCAGCGTCCGGATGATCGTGAGGAAACGATTCGAGCTCGCCTGGCGGTGTTCCATCAAACGACGGATGCGTTGGTCGAGCATTACCGGAAGTTGGGCCTCCTTCGTGAAATCTCGGCATATGATCCAGTCGAGACGATTTACGCCAACGTGATTCGAGCGATTCAAGGGACTTAA
- the rpsQ gene encoding 30S ribosomal protein S17, which translates to MSEDQAAESTTVDRNARRVLIGVVTRDKMNKTRRVEIQRLVKHARYGKYIKRRTVCYTHDEANTSRIGDVVEIMETRPLSKLKNWRLIRVVTKAPVTKIVKTEAASAS; encoded by the coding sequence ATGTCTGAAGATCAAGCAGCCGAATCGACCACCGTCGACCGGAATGCTCGCCGCGTGTTGATCGGTGTGGTCACGCGGGACAAGATGAACAAGACCCGACGGGTGGAAATCCAACGTCTGGTCAAGCATGCCCGCTATGGCAAGTACATCAAGCGTCGAACGGTTTGCTACACCCATGATGAAGCCAACACTTCGCGGATCGGCGATGTTGTGGAAATCATGGAAACCCGTCCGCTGTCGAAGCTAAAGAATTGGCGGCTGATTCGCGTGGTGACGAAGGCTCCGGTCACGAAGATCGTGAAAACGGAAGCTGCCTCCGCGTCGTAA
- the rplN gene encoding 50S ribosomal protein L14, giving the protein MIQMYTYVDVADNTGAKECMCIKVLGGSRRRYANVGDIIVASVKKALPGADVKAGDVVKGVIVRSRRATRREDGSYVRFDGNAMVLIDNDNNPRGTRIFGAVARELRTSFNKIISLASEVV; this is encoded by the coding sequence ATGATTCAGATGTACACTTATGTTGACGTGGCTGACAACACCGGCGCGAAAGAATGCATGTGCATTAAAGTGCTGGGCGGGAGCCGTCGTCGGTACGCCAATGTGGGCGATATCATTGTGGCGAGTGTGAAAAAGGCTCTGCCGGGCGCTGATGTGAAAGCCGGCGATGTGGTCAAAGGGGTAATCGTCCGATCACGACGCGCCACACGTCGTGAGGATGGTAGCTATGTGCGTTTCGATGGCAACGCGATGGTGCTGATCGATAACGATAACAACCCGCGAGGAACCCGTATTTTCGGTGCAGTCGCCCGTGAACTTCGGACCTCGTTCAACAAGATCATCAGTCTCGCTTCGGAAGTTGTCTGA
- the rpmC gene encoding 50S ribosomal protein L29 yields MKPSEIRNMSDEQLVLTLKDCEKQLFQLRFQSATDRLETPAEISKTRKDIARILTIMRERELVNGNADAVKEGSNV; encoded by the coding sequence ATGAAGCCGAGTGAGATTCGCAACATGAGCGACGAACAGCTCGTGTTGACCTTGAAAGACTGCGAAAAGCAACTGTTCCAGTTGCGCTTCCAATCGGCGACCGATCGCCTGGAAACGCCGGCTGAGATCAGCAAGACACGCAAAGATATTGCACGCATTCTGACGATCATGCGTGAACGTGAGTTGGTGAATGGCAATGCCGACGCGGTGAAGGAAGGTAGCAATGTCTGA
- the rplR gene encoding 50S ribosomal protein L18, with protein MNRMKQKAVRQLRRRRHVRSKIVGTAERPRMSVFRSSKHIYVQLIDDESGVTLAAASTAGKTNASSTPYGGNVAAAVEVGKRIAALAQEKGIKLAAFDRGHYRFHGRIKALADAAREGGLSF; from the coding sequence ATGAATCGGATGAAGCAGAAAGCCGTTCGTCAGCTTCGGCGACGACGGCATGTTCGGAGCAAGATCGTCGGGACGGCTGAACGTCCGCGGATGAGCGTGTTCCGATCATCGAAGCATATTTACGTCCAACTCATTGATGATGAGTCGGGTGTGACTCTGGCTGCGGCTAGCACGGCCGGAAAGACCAATGCCTCCAGTACCCCCTACGGTGGGAATGTTGCCGCAGCGGTTGAAGTCGGTAAGCGAATTGCCGCACTTGCACAAGAAAAGGGAATCAAACTGGCCGCCTTTGACCGAGGCCACTATCGATTCCACGGGCGGATCAAGGCTCTGGCCGATGCGGCCCGAGAAGGTGGACTTTCTTTCTGA
- a CDS encoding uS14 family ribosomal protein, with product MSTNAKEAKFRDQLAQLEQYRRDPANSKLRPRDLIRIKMRCKVCGRGRAVYRKFGICRICFRGLASDGLIPGVRKASW from the coding sequence ATGTCAACGAATGCGAAAGAAGCCAAGTTTCGCGATCAACTCGCGCAACTGGAACAATATCGCCGCGATCCGGCGAACTCGAAGCTCCGCCCGCGTGATCTGATCCGGATCAAAATGCGCTGCAAAGTCTGCGGCCGAGGCCGTGCGGTTTATCGCAAATTTGGAATTTGTCGGATTTGCTTCCGCGGATTGGCCAGCGATGGTTTGATCCCCGGTGTTCGCAAGGCAAGCTGGTAA
- the map gene encoding type I methionyl aminopeptidase, with the protein MSRRNSPRIPELKSDREIQLMREAGKLVATALQMCREMSVPGTKTIDMDRAVEEFFARHQAFPLFKGYPGRTPYPACTCISVNEQVVHGIPGPRVLKDGDLVSIDTACRLDGWCADAAITVPVGAVRPERLRLLKVSEEVLAIAAHEMGRCRWWSEVASKMQAHAESAGFSVVTQYVGHGIGRTMHESPQVPNFVTKDPVMRQDFRLEPGLVIAVEPMVNMARPEVVTLSDHWTVVTRDGLPSVHVEHTLALTRDGVFVVTAPPGADPLTYASLLQQSSANLTTSGYSEK; encoded by the coding sequence GTGAGCCGACGCAACTCTCCGCGAATTCCCGAACTGAAATCGGATCGTGAGATCCAATTGATGCGCGAGGCCGGGAAGCTTGTCGCAACCGCGCTGCAAATGTGTCGCGAGATGTCGGTTCCCGGAACGAAGACGATCGACATGGATCGAGCCGTCGAAGAATTCTTCGCTCGTCATCAAGCGTTCCCGCTCTTCAAGGGATATCCTGGCCGGACTCCGTACCCGGCTTGCACCTGTATCTCCGTTAACGAGCAGGTGGTTCACGGTATTCCTGGCCCCCGCGTGCTGAAAGATGGCGACCTTGTATCGATCGATACCGCGTGCCGACTTGACGGCTGGTGTGCGGATGCTGCGATCACCGTTCCGGTTGGGGCGGTTCGACCGGAGCGGTTGCGCTTGCTCAAGGTGAGTGAAGAAGTCTTAGCGATTGCCGCACATGAGATGGGCCGTTGCCGCTGGTGGAGCGAAGTGGCATCGAAGATGCAAGCACATGCGGAGTCAGCCGGCTTCAGCGTGGTCACTCAATACGTTGGGCACGGTATCGGTCGCACGATGCACGAATCGCCACAGGTTCCGAACTTTGTGACGAAAGACCCGGTGATGCGGCAAGACTTTCGACTCGAACCGGGGCTGGTGATTGCGGTTGAGCCGATGGTCAACATGGCGCGTCCCGAAGTTGTTACGCTGAGCGATCATTGGACCGTCGTGACTCGCGACGGACTTCCCAGCGTTCATGTGGAGCATACTCTGGCGTTGACTCGCGATGGGGTGTTCGTGGTGACAGCCCCTCCAGGTGCGGATCCGCTCACGTATGCGAGCTTGCTTCAACAGTCCAGTGCGAACTTGACAACCTCTGGCTATAGCGAAAAGTGA
- the secY gene encoding preprotein translocase subunit SecY, with the protein MMNQLKSIFLIPELSKKIYFTLIILAVYRIGYFIPLPVVDHVEMAKTMSNQTGAFSQLLNFVSQFSGGNLSQACIFALGIMPYISASIIMQLLAAVVPSLERLQKEGEAGRKTINRRTRQLTVAICLVQSVFWVRHLMAPASSGGLGLAVAGYASGSAYFFYFISTVLVMTAGTMFLMWLGEQVDEYGIGNGISLIIMAGIVCRIPDATVALLFDVTETGYVLKSSLYTLGGTGGSDISFEKLMVLGILFIAVVMAVVAITKAQRRIPLQSARHVKGRRVYGGTRANLPLKVNQAGVMPVIFASSLLILPNLFFSILNSSGSSSFLRGLQSSLNERSWTYNVLYIGLIYFFCYFWTAIQFNPKDLANNLKEHGSFIPGYRPGKRTADYLEKVLMRITYVGAAFLAIIAIIPNIVNRAMDVDYRVASFYGGTGLLIVISVALDLVQKINSHLVMRNYTGLTDE; encoded by the coding sequence ATGATGAACCAGCTCAAATCGATCTTCTTGATTCCAGAGTTATCGAAGAAGATCTACTTCACTTTGATCATCCTGGCCGTCTATCGCATCGGGTATTTTATCCCGTTGCCGGTGGTCGATCACGTGGAAATGGCCAAGACGATGTCCAATCAAACGGGCGCGTTTAGCCAATTGTTAAACTTTGTCTCGCAGTTTTCTGGTGGGAACCTGAGCCAAGCCTGTATCTTTGCTCTCGGGATCATGCCCTACATCTCGGCGTCGATCATCATGCAGCTTCTTGCTGCGGTGGTTCCTTCGCTTGAGAGGCTCCAGAAGGAAGGCGAAGCGGGTCGCAAGACCATCAATCGCCGCACTCGCCAGCTGACCGTCGCGATTTGCTTGGTTCAGTCGGTGTTCTGGGTTCGCCATTTGATGGCCCCGGCCAGCTCGGGTGGTCTCGGGCTTGCGGTCGCGGGGTATGCTTCTGGCTCGGCCTATTTCTTTTACTTCATCTCGACCGTTTTGGTCATGACCGCCGGGACGATGTTCCTGATGTGGTTGGGCGAACAGGTCGATGAATACGGCATTGGCAACGGTATCTCGCTGATCATCATGGCCGGGATCGTCTGTCGGATTCCCGATGCCACAGTCGCGCTGCTATTCGACGTCACGGAAACGGGTTACGTCCTCAAGTCATCACTGTACACCTTGGGCGGAACCGGCGGATCTGACATCTCCTTTGAGAAGCTGATGGTTCTCGGGATCTTGTTTATTGCTGTGGTCATGGCCGTGGTGGCGATCACCAAAGCGCAACGTCGGATCCCCTTGCAATCGGCTCGGCACGTCAAGGGGCGTCGTGTTTATGGTGGGACCCGCGCCAATTTGCCGTTGAAGGTGAACCAAGCGGGTGTAATGCCGGTGATTTTCGCCAGCTCCCTGCTGATCCTGCCGAATCTGTTTTTCTCGATTCTGAATTCATCCGGTTCATCCTCGTTCCTTCGTGGGTTGCAATCGTCGCTGAATGAGCGATCGTGGACCTACAATGTCCTCTACATCGGCTTGATCTACTTCTTCTGCTACTTCTGGACGGCGATCCAGTTTAATCCCAAGGATCTTGCCAACAACCTGAAGGAGCACGGCTCGTTCATTCCCGGTTATCGTCCGGGTAAACGAACTGCGGATTACCTGGAAAAGGTGTTGATGCGGATCACCTATGTTGGGGCGGCCTTCTTGGCGATTATCGCCATCATCCCGAATATTGTGAATCGGGCGATGGATGTTGATTACCGAGTCGCTAGCTTTTACGGCGGCACGGGGTTGTTGATCGTGATCAGCGTTGCCTTGGATTTGGTGCAGAAAATCAATAGCCACTTGGTGATGCGGAACTATACTGGTCTGACCGACGAGTAA
- the rplE gene encoding 50S ribosomal protein L5 gives MARLMEVYTKEILPKLVEKFQRSNVNSLPRLEKVVINMGVGKALLDKNRMEQAAEQLSLIAGQKAQITKAKKAVSGFRLREGLEIGCRVTLRGKRMYEFIDRLVAIALPRIRDFRGINPKSFDGNGNYSMGLAEQLVFPEIDPDKTNFTQGMDITFVTRNATDDEARELLRLFGMPFREV, from the coding sequence ATGGCACGGTTGATGGAAGTGTATACAAAGGAAATCCTCCCGAAGCTGGTGGAGAAATTCCAACGAAGCAATGTCAATAGCCTGCCGCGACTGGAAAAGGTCGTGATCAACATGGGTGTTGGCAAGGCATTGCTCGACAAGAACCGGATGGAACAGGCTGCAGAACAACTGAGCCTGATCGCTGGTCAAAAAGCCCAAATCACCAAAGCCAAGAAGGCCGTTAGCGGCTTCCGGTTGCGTGAAGGGCTTGAGATTGGTTGCCGCGTGACCCTGCGTGGCAAGCGGATGTATGAATTTATCGATCGCTTGGTTGCGATTGCGTTGCCGCGGATCCGTGACTTCCGAGGGATCAATCCAAAGTCGTTCGACGGAAACGGCAACTACAGCATGGGGCTTGCCGAGCAATTGGTGTTCCCCGAAATTGATCCGGATAAGACCAATTTCACACAAGGGATGGACATTACCTTCGTGACGCGGAATGCGACGGATGATGAAGCTCGAGAATTGCTTCGCTTGTTTGGCATGCCGTTCCGGGAAGTCTAA
- the rplF gene encoding 50S ribosomal protein L6 translates to MSRIGKQPVPIPNGVEVQYSSGTLKVKGPKGTLEFQHHALVQVELDLPGKILRVNRPQDDRLSRSLHGLTRTLIANMVHGVTQGYEKRLKIGGVGFNARLDGKKVVLTVGFAKPVELTPPAGVTVEVDKDGTTITVKGADKQIVGQFAAEIRSKKKPAPYEYKSLGKSGIPKGIRYDGEVVPLKQGKDFASG, encoded by the coding sequence GTGTCGCGTATCGGAAAGCAGCCGGTACCCATCCCGAATGGCGTTGAGGTGCAATACAGCAGTGGCACCTTGAAAGTCAAAGGGCCGAAGGGTACCTTGGAGTTCCAGCATCATGCATTGGTGCAAGTGGAACTTGACCTCCCGGGTAAGATCCTTCGCGTCAACCGTCCGCAAGACGATCGGTTGAGCCGGTCCCTCCATGGACTGACTCGAACCTTGATCGCCAACATGGTGCATGGTGTGACGCAAGGTTACGAAAAACGCCTCAAGATTGGTGGCGTGGGTTTTAATGCTCGCTTGGATGGCAAGAAGGTCGTTCTGACGGTCGGTTTTGCCAAGCCTGTTGAGCTGACCCCTCCGGCTGGGGTTACTGTGGAAGTTGACAAAGACGGAACGACCATCACCGTCAAAGGCGCTGACAAGCAGATTGTTGGTCAATTTGCCGCCGAAATCCGCTCCAAGAAGAAACCTGCTCCGTACGAGTACAAATCGCTCGGTAAGTCCGGTATCCCCAAGGGGATTCGGTATGACGGAGAAGTGGTTCCCCTCAAGCAGGGTAAGGATTTTGCGAGCGGTTGA
- the rpsE gene encoding 30S ribosomal protein S5 translates to MAKEREARQDDLADYVVKIRRCAAVVKGGRRFSFNALIVVGDKRGKVAYGYSKANEVPPAVEKALKDGQESLKRTRKIALRGGTIPHRVIGRYGASRVIMVPAGPGTGVKAGPGVREVLQACGVSNILTKVHGSSNPINLVKATIDGLLQLRTREEVASLRGVALS, encoded by the coding sequence ATGGCTAAAGAGCGTGAAGCCCGCCAGGATGATTTGGCGGATTATGTCGTTAAGATTCGTCGCTGTGCCGCCGTGGTGAAGGGCGGTCGTCGGTTCAGCTTCAATGCCCTGATCGTTGTGGGTGATAAGCGCGGGAAAGTGGCCTACGGCTATTCGAAGGCGAATGAAGTTCCTCCTGCGGTTGAAAAAGCGCTGAAGGACGGACAAGAATCGCTGAAGCGGACCCGTAAGATTGCTCTCCGGGGCGGGACAATTCCTCACCGAGTGATTGGTCGCTACGGCGCTAGCCGAGTCATCATGGTTCCGGCTGGTCCTGGCACTGGTGTGAAGGCCGGTCCTGGTGTCCGCGAAGTATTGCAGGCCTGTGGGGTTTCGAATATCCTCACGAAGGTTCACGGTTCTTCGAACCCGATCAACTTGGTGAAAGCCACCATTGATGGTTTGTTGCAACTGCGGACCCGTGAAGAAGTGGCGAGTTTGCGAGGAGTGGCCCTGTCATGA
- the rpsC gene encoding 30S ribosomal protein S3, with translation MGQKIRPTGFRVGVMTGWQSEWFASKKDFSDLLVEDQKIRTFIKKTYRTSKKNKLQGISKIKIERTREKVIVIIYSSRVGVIIGQKGVEIENLTKALEDLTHRHIEIKTMEVNRPEIDPQLVAEDIAEQLEKRASFRRTMKQAIQRAMENGAKGVKLQLAGRLGGAEMARCEIGMEGSIPLSTLRTKVEYGFAEASTAQGNIGIKVWINNGDYLNPEENTDAPNAQTSKVSKKPARQGKR, from the coding sequence ATGGGTCAGAAAATTCGGCCAACCGGCTTTCGCGTCGGCGTAATGACCGGCTGGCAGAGCGAGTGGTTCGCAAGCAAGAAGGATTTCTCGGATCTGTTGGTCGAAGACCAAAAGATTCGGACCTTCATCAAGAAGACTTACCGAACCAGCAAGAAGAACAAACTCCAGGGGATCTCGAAGATCAAAATCGAGCGGACCCGCGAAAAGGTGATCGTCATCATCTATTCGTCGCGTGTTGGGGTGATTATCGGCCAAAAGGGTGTCGAAATCGAAAACCTCACCAAGGCGCTCGAAGATCTGACCCATCGTCACATTGAAATCAAGACGATGGAAGTGAATCGGCCGGAAATCGATCCGCAACTGGTTGCGGAAGATATCGCCGAACAGCTCGAAAAGCGAGCTTCCTTCCGTCGGACGATGAAGCAAGCGATTCAGCGGGCCATGGAAAACGGCGCCAAGGGCGTGAAGCTGCAATTGGCTGGTCGTTTGGGTGGTGCCGAAATGGCCCGTTGCGAAATCGGGATGGAAGGATCGATTCCTCTCTCGACGCTGCGAACCAAGGTGGAATACGGATTTGCTGAGGCCTCAACCGCTCAAGGCAATATCGGCATTAAAGTCTGGATTAATAACGGGGATTACTTGAACCCCGAGGAGAATACCGATGCCCCTAATGCCCAAACGAGTAAAGTATCGAAAAAACCAGCGCGGCAAGGTAAAAGGTAA
- the rplO gene encoding 50S ribosomal protein L15: protein MNLHDVHQGVQKRKSKKRVGRGIGSGHGKTASRGHKGQYASAGAGLPSSMFSGGQTPLYRRVPKRGFNQAFFARVYAVVNVADLDALFNDGDTITPEQLKASGLAKKPCDGYKILGDGELTKKLTVSAHLFSKSAIAKIEAKGGTVTVIPGPKKPVKNKMKPRPPKTV, encoded by the coding sequence ATGAATTTGCACGATGTTCACCAGGGCGTCCAAAAGCGGAAGTCGAAAAAGCGCGTTGGTCGCGGGATTGGCTCCGGCCATGGCAAGACTGCTAGCCGTGGTCATAAGGGGCAATATGCTAGCGCTGGCGCTGGCTTGCCTAGCTCGATGTTCTCCGGTGGTCAAACGCCGCTGTATCGTCGCGTTCCGAAACGTGGTTTCAACCAAGCATTCTTTGCTCGCGTTTACGCGGTCGTGAATGTTGCGGATCTCGACGCGCTGTTCAACGATGGTGACACGATCACCCCGGAACAACTGAAAGCCTCGGGGTTGGCGAAGAAGCCTTGCGACGGATATAAGATCTTGGGCGACGGTGAGTTGACCAAGAAGCTGACTGTTTCTGCTCATCTGTTTTCGAAGTCTGCGATTGCGAAGATCGAAGCCAAAGGTGGTACGGTCACCGTGATTCCTGGACCGAAGAAGCCGGTGAAGAATAAGATGAAGCCTCGGCCTCCGAAGACTGTTTGA
- the rplP gene encoding 50S ribosomal protein L16 codes for MPLMPKRVKYRKNQRGKVKGNAQRGNYVAYGDYGLQALEGGWLDAAVIEAGRVTAAQFVRGEGRLFIRAFPHKSISAIPAETRMGKGKGEPEYWAAVVKPGMILFEIAGLPEEAARTCMARVAYKLPFKCRFVSRRPNA; via the coding sequence ATGCCCCTAATGCCCAAACGAGTAAAGTATCGAAAAAACCAGCGCGGCAAGGTAAAAGGTAATGCCCAACGCGGCAACTATGTCGCGTATGGGGATTACGGCTTGCAAGCTCTGGAAGGTGGCTGGCTGGATGCAGCCGTCATCGAAGCCGGTCGGGTGACCGCTGCTCAGTTTGTGCGTGGGGAAGGTCGGTTGTTTATTCGGGCGTTCCCGCACAAATCAATCTCCGCCATTCCGGCTGAAACCCGGATGGGTAAGGGGAAGGGTGAACCGGAATACTGGGCTGCCGTCGTGAAGCCTGGGATGATTTTGTTTGAAATCGCTGGTCTGCCGGAAGAAGCAGCCCGGACCTGTATGGCACGGGTGGCCTACAAGCTGCCATTTAAGTGCCGATTCGTATCGCGGCGGCCCAATGCTTGA
- the rpmJ gene encoding 50S ribosomal protein L36 has translation MKVRSSVKRICEKCKLIRRHGQVRVICVNPRHKQRQG, from the coding sequence ATGAAAGTACGATCGAGCGTGAAGCGGATCTGCGAGAAATGTAAGCTGATCCGTCGTCATGGGCAGGTCCGAGTGATCTGCGTTAATCCTCGTCACAAACAACGACAAGGCTGA
- the rpsM gene encoding 30S ribosomal protein S13: MPRIQGVDIPGDKPTHISLRYLVGIGPTTSLRLCEQLGLDPMRRAKELSDDDLARLANVLDREYLIEGALRRQVNANIGRLTFIGCYRGIRHRKSLPCRGQRTKTNSRTRKGPRKTVAGKKGVKDMR, from the coding sequence ATGCCGCGTATTCAAGGTGTGGACATCCCGGGAGATAAGCCGACTCATATCTCCCTGCGCTATCTTGTGGGTATCGGCCCGACGACCTCGCTTCGGTTGTGCGAACAGCTTGGCCTCGACCCGATGCGTCGAGCCAAGGAATTGAGCGATGACGATCTGGCGCGTCTTGCGAATGTGTTGGACCGCGAATATTTGATCGAAGGTGCGTTGCGCCGTCAGGTCAATGCAAACATTGGTCGGTTGACGTTTATTGGTTGCTATCGCGGAATTCGGCATCGCAAGAGCCTTCCTTGCCGTGGCCAGCGGACCAAGACAAACTCGCGTACTCGGAAAGGTCCGCGAAAGACGGTTGCCGGTAAGAAGGGCGTCAAGGACATGCGCTGA
- the rpsH gene encoding 30S ribosomal protein S8: protein MMTDPIADMLTRIRNANHIERRLVEMPAAGLKVSIAQVLQDEGFITGYVLGTYVESAEGNDFQPIEKLSDAAKPVLRIFLKYGPDGEKVIRNIERASKPGRRLYRGRQSLPRVLDGLGIAVISTSKGVMSDRKARKEGVGGELICTVW, encoded by the coding sequence ATGATGACCGACCCGATTGCAGACATGCTGACTCGGATTCGCAACGCCAATCACATCGAGCGTCGCTTGGTTGAAATGCCGGCCGCCGGTTTGAAGGTCAGCATTGCCCAAGTGCTGCAAGACGAAGGGTTTATCACGGGGTATGTGTTAGGTACCTACGTGGAATCGGCGGAAGGGAACGACTTCCAGCCGATCGAAAAATTATCGGATGCTGCCAAGCCAGTGCTTCGGATCTTCTTGAAGTATGGGCCGGATGGCGAAAAGGTAATTCGGAACATTGAACGAGCAAGTAAGCCTGGCCGCCGTCTGTATCGTGGTCGCCAATCGTTGCCACGTGTTCTGGATGGGCTTGGGATCGCTGTGATCAGCACCAGCAAAGGTGTGATGAGCGATCGCAAGGCTCGGAAAGAAGGCGTTGGTGGTGAACTGATCTGTACGGTTTGGTGA